Proteins co-encoded in one Arachis hypogaea cultivar Tifrunner chromosome 13, arahy.Tifrunner.gnm2.J5K5, whole genome shotgun sequence genomic window:
- the LOC112738182 gene encoding uncharacterized protein, with product MWFVYVCDEGEKELGRQQAPGSCPYCGGKVEAMDVEIQWRCCFLPMCFKIKRKFFCTLCSKRLELYY from the coding sequence ATGTGGTTTGTGTATGTGTGCGATGAAGGGGAGAAAGAATTGGGAAGGCAACAAGCGCCAGGGTCATGCCCTTACTGCGGTGGCAAGGTTGAAGCCATGGATGTTGAGATCCAATGGAGGTGTTGCTTCTTGCCCATGTGcttcaagatcaagaggaagttcTTTTGTACCCTTTGTTCCAAACGcttagaattatattattaa